One window of the Equus asinus isolate D_3611 breed Donkey chromosome 28, EquAss-T2T_v2, whole genome shotgun sequence genome contains the following:
- the NUP93 gene encoding nuclear pore complex protein Nup93 isoform X2 — MAEEYHRESMLVEWEQVKQRILHTLLASGEDALDFTQESEPSYISDVGTPGRSSLDSIEMAYARQIYIYNEKIVNGHLQPTLVDLCASIAELDDKNISDLWTMVKQMTDVLLAPASDALKSRSRVEVRVEFVRQALGYLEQSYKNYTLVTVFGNLHQAQLGGVPGTYQLVRSFLNIKLPAPLPGLQDGEVEGHPVWALIYYCMRCGDLLAASQVVNRAQHQLGEFKTWFQEYMNSKDRRLSPATENKLRLHYRRALRNNTDPYKRAVYCIIGRCDVTDNQSEVADKTEDYLWLKLNQVCFDDDGTSSPQDRLTLSQFQKQLLEDYGESHFTVNQQPFLYFQVLFLTAQFEAAIAFLFRMERLRCHAVHVALVLFELKLLLKSSGQSAQLLSHEPGDPPCMRRLNFVRLLMLYTRKFESTDPREALQYFYFLRDEKDSQGENMFLRCVSELVIESREFDMILGKLENDGSRKPGVIDKFTSDTKPIINKVASVAENKGLFEEAAKLYDLAKNADKVLELMNKLLSPVVPQISAPQSNKERLKNMALAIAERYRAQGISANKFVDSTFYLLLDLITFFDEYHSGHIDRAFDIIDRLKLVPLNQESVEERVAAFRNFSDEIRHNLSEVLLATMNILFTQFKRLKGTSPSSASRPQRVIEDRDSQLRSQARALITFAGMIPYRTSGDTNARLVQMEVLMN, encoded by the exons ATGGCTGAGGAGTACCATCGAGAGTCAATGCTGGTCGAGTGGGAGCAAGTGAAACAGCGAATTCTCCACACACTGCTGGCATCAGGAGAAGATGCCCTTGACTTTACTCAAGAAAGTGAG CCAAGTTACATCAGTGATGTGGGCACCCCTGGTCGAAGCTCTCTGGATAGCATTGAGATGGCCTACGCCCGGCAG attTATATCTATAATGAGAAAATTGTGAACGGGCACCTGCAGCCTACCCTCGTGGACCTCTGTGCCTCCATTGCAGAGCTGGATGATAAG AACATCTCTGACCTGTGGACCATGGTTAAACAAATGACAGATGTCTTATTGGCGCCGGCCAGTGACGCCCTGAAGAGCCGCAGCAGAGTGGAAGTGCGCGTGGAGTTTGTCAGGCAGGCCCTGGGGTACCTGGAGCAGAG ttATAAGAATTACACCCTTGTGACTGTCTTTGGAAATTTGCATCAGGCCCAGCTGGGTGGGGTGCCTGGGACTTACCAGTTGGTTCGAAGTTTCCTGAACATTAAACTTCCAGCCCCCCTGCCTGGACTTCAG GATGGAGAGGTGGAAGGCCATCCTGTGTGGGCATTAATTTATTACTGCATGCGCTGTGGAGACCTGCTTGCCGCTTCCCAGGTGGTTAACCGAGCCCAGCACCAGCTGGGAGAATTTAAAACCTGGTTCCAAGAGTATATGAACAGCAAGGATAGAAG ATTGTCCCCAGCTACAGAGAACAAGCTCCGGCTGCATTACCGCAGGGCCCTCCGGAACAACACGGACCCCTACAAGCGGGCCGTGTACTGTATCATCGGTAGATGCGATGTCACCGACAACCAGAGCGAAGTGGCCGACAAGACCGAGGACTACCTGTGGCTGAAG TTGAACCAAGTGTGTTTCGATGACGACGGCACCAGCTCCCCACAAGACAGGCTCactctctcacagttccagaAACAGTTGTTGGAAGACTATG gtgAGTCCCACTTCACGGTGAACCAGCAGCCCTTCCTCTACTTCCAAGTACTGTTCCTGACAGCGCAGTTCGAAGCTGCAATTGCCTTTCTCTTCCGCATGGAGCGGCTGCGCTGCCATGCCGTCCAtgtggcactggtgctctttgaGCTGAAGCTGCTTTTAAAATCCTCGGGACAGAGCGCCCAGCTCC TCAGCCATGAGCCTGGTGACCCTCCCTGCATGCGGCGCCTGAACTTCGTGCGGCTGCTCATGCTCTATACCCGGAAGTTTGAGTCCACGGACCCGAGGGAGGCCCTCCAGTACTTCTACTTCCTCCG GGATGAGAAAGATAGTCAAGGAGAAAACATGTTTCTGCGCTGTGTGAGTGAGCTGGTCATAGAAAGTCGAGAG TTTGATATGATTCTTGGGAAACTGGAGAACGATGGAAGTAGAAAG CCTGGAGTCATAGATAAGTTTACTAGTGATACAAAGCCTATTATCAACAAAGTTGCTTCCGTGGCAGAAAATAAAGGACTGTTTGAAGAAGCCGCTAAGCTTTATGACCTTGCCAAG AACGCTGACAAGGTGCTGGAGCTGATGAACAAACTGCTCAGCCCTGTTGTACCCCAGATCAGTGCACCTCAGTCCAACAAGGAGAGGCTGAAGAACATGGCACTCGCCATCGCAGAACG GTATCGGGCTCAGGGAATCAGTGCAAATAAATTTGTGGACTCCACGTTCTATCTGCTGTTGGACTTGATCACCTTTTTCGACGAATATCACAGTGGTCATATTGACAGAGCCTTTGAT ataATTGATCGCTTGAAGCTGGTGCCCCTGAATCAGGAAAGTGTGGAAGAGAGAGTGGCTGCCTTCAGAAATTTCAGTGATGAA ATCaggcacaacctctcagaagtgctTCTTGCCACCATGAACATCTTGTTCACACAGTTTAAGAGGCTCAAGGGGACAAGTCCATCCTCAGCATCCAGGCCCCAGCGAGTCATCGAGGACCGCGACTCT caACTCCGCAGTCAAGCCCGAGCCCTGATTACCTTTGCTGGGATGATCCCCTACCGGACATCTGGGGACACCAACGCGAGGCTGGTGCAAATGGAGGTCCTCATGAATTGA